The DNA sequence CATGTTGTCGCTATTTTGCTGTCTTCAATGTTGATCTTTTAGGTACGAATTTGTGCGGATCTTTTTGCGCTCTTTTACTTGTGTAAATACGCAGGATTGTTTTCTATTTGAAGTGGTAAATACCGCTTGAATTCGATGTGGCGTTTCACTCACCTTCTTTCATCATCGGGGGATCCAACAGTTATTAAAAGCGGCTTTATTTCAGCCATAAGGCGGTATGATTTTTCTGAGCCACTTTCGACGATACAAAAATCCTGTTTGTTAAAAGGTTTATTGATAAAACTAATGATAGGATAGGCAATGCAAATGAGAAAAATCACAATATACACTTTGGAAACGATTGAAATTTGCATAGTTTCGAGCGTTTTTAATGTTATATTAACTTAACCTCAATCCTAATTGTCAATGCATGATCGAATAATAGCGTTATCCTTCGAGCTTTTCAGTCGTCTGGGGATACGGTCAGTGACCATGGATGAAATCGCAAGAAAGCTCGGGGTGTCAAAAAAAACCATCTATCAGTGTTTTCCCAACAAGGAGGCATTGCTTCTGGCTACGCTTGAACAGGAATTTGAAAAGCAGGAGCAGCAAATGCGCTCCATCATTGATTTGGCCGCTGATCCTGTCGATGCTTTTCTCAAACTGTCGGGTTTTGCTAAAGAAATGCATGCCCGCAGCAATCCGCTCGTATTGCATGAAATTGAGCGGTACTACCCAAAGGGCTGGACTGCCTACTTGGATTTTAAGCATAAAGTGGTGCAGCATAACATGAGTGCCCTGCTTCAGCAAGGGGTGGATCGGGCTTTTTTTCGCCAGGATCTCAATGTGAAAGTGATGGCAGTGCTACGCATGGAGCAGCTTGAATATTGTTTTCGTCCAAATTTGTTTCCCCGGGCGACCTTTCAGTACGAAGAGGTGTATCAGCAGATCGCGGATCATTTTCTACTCGGAATTGTAACGGAAAAGGGCCTTCATACCCTTCAAAATATTAACCAATCAAACAAAACAGCAAACTAATCATGAGACTTTTGATGATGATTGCCCTCTGCCTCATGCCATTTTTGGGTAGGGGACAAGGCTCGACTTCACTGAATTTGCAGCAATGTATCGACATTGCCTTACAGAATAATCAGGCCATCAATAAAAGTGAGGCCAGTGTTCGGGAATCTCAGTACAAAGTAAAGGAAACCATCGCCATTGGTTTGCCGCAGGTGAATGGGCAGGTAACCGCCAACAATAACTTTGCCCTGCGGACCTCTTTTATTACGGGTGATTTTTTAGGAGGAAGTGACCCTAACGCCCCGCCGTCAGCGTCACCAAGCGACCAAATTACGCCCATCAGTTTTGGGACCAGCTATGATGCCAACGCCACCCTTTCGGTGAGTCAGCTGATTTTTGACGGCTCCTTCTTTGTAGGACTTGAGGCAGCAAAAACCTATGTGGATTTGGCTCAGAAAGACCTGATTCGCGCGGAAATTGATGTAGTGGAATCGGTAAAGAAGGCCTATTACCTGGTACTGATCAATAAGGAGCGACTCCGCCTGGTGGAACAAAACCTTGGCCGATTGGACACCTTGCTGAATGAGACCCAATTAATGTTTGATGAAGGTTTCGCGGAGAAAATTGATGTGGACCGTATTCGTGTATCTTACAATAATATTAAATCGTCGCTGAAAAGCTCACAGCGAATGATCGAGTTGAGCCAAAGGTTGCTTTCTTTCCATATGGGAGTAAATGTTAATGCGCCCGTAGTGGTGGAGGAGCATATCAGTGATATTGCCTTTGATCCAAGTATTCTCGATGCGGACCTGGCCTTTAAATCTTCGGATCGGGTCGAGATGCAACTCCTCGGGGTTCAGGAAGACCTGGCCAAATATGAACTCAAGAACATTCATGTACAATACCTGCCAAATTTATATGCAGTAGGGAATATGGGGTACCTGACGGGGGCAAATACCATCGGTGGCCTGACCAAATTTGGGACGCAATGGTTTGGCTTCGGAACCATTGGGGTGCAATTGAGCATTCCGATTTTCGACGGACTCATGAAGCGCCAAAAAGCACAGCAGGTACGGATGCGACTTGAACAACTCGAGTACGATCAGCAGCAAACCGCCATGGCCATAGACAATGAGGTCTTTCAGTCGAAAGCCAATTTGCTTAGCGCAATCGACCAACTCACCTTTGAAAAAGAAAATATGACCCTGGCCAAAGATGTTTTTGAAACCACCCGCCTGAAATACCAGGAAGGTATTGGAAGTAACATCGAATTGGTGGACGCCAACAATTCTTATATCACCGCTCAGGTGAATTATTTCAATGCATATTACGATGCACTTTTAAATAAAGTCAACCTTGAAAAATCCGTTGGGCAGCTGTATCGCCGCGGTTTATAATAAGCAAACAACCTAACTATGAAATATTATATCTTTTTAATGATCGGAGGCCTTGTGGCAATTTCTGCCTGCAATGATCATTCCCTTGAAAACAAAAAAGAGGAACTCTCGGAATTGCGTGCCGAACTCGCAGAAACCAAAGCGAAAATTAAGGTCGTTGAACAGCAAATCCTGGACCTGGACCCCGATGCCTTTAATGCCTCAGGTTCGGTGTTGAATGTGGCCACAATCCCCGTTCGCAGCCAGTCTTTTGAGCATATGATTGATGTGCGTGGTGAAGTACAATCCCGCAAGAATGTGATGCTTTCCGCAGAAATGATGGGCCGTGTGGAGAAAATTAATGTGGTAGAGGGAAGTGTAGTGAAAAAAGGGCAGTCCTTGTTGCACCTCGATGCCGATCAGGTGGTCAATGGTATTGCTGAGGTGAAAACTTCGCTGGAGTTTGCCGAGAAGATGTACAAAAAACGTGCAGCGCTTTGGGAGAAAAAAGTAGGCTCGGAGGTACAGTACCTCGAAGCTAAAAACCAATACGAAAGCCTGCAGCGGAAATTGGCGACGCTAAATTCGCAGCTCGATCAGGCGAGGGTAAAAGCGCCTTTCAATGGGCAGGTTGATGAAGTGATTGCCAAAGATGGCGAGGTGGTTTCTCCAGGCATGCCATTGTTGCGTTTGGCGGGAAGTACTGATATGTATATCCGTGCGGAGGTTTCTGAGCGCTACATTGGTAAGTTTAAGCGTGGCGATCAAGTAACGGTACGTTTTCCTTCCCTGAACAAGACGGTAAATTCTACGATTGCCTCGCTGGGGCAGGTGATCAATAAAAGCAACAGAACTTTCACGATTGAAATTCGCCTTGACGGTGAAACAGAAGGCATGGTTAAGCCGAACCTGCTGGCAGTTGTTGAGGTACGCGACTATCAGGCTGACGGGGCGATTGTTGTTCCTACCAAACTGATTCAGAAGGATTCTGAAGGTTACTATGTGTACACCGTAAAAACCGATGGCAAAGCCCAGAAGGCACACCGCTCGCGTGTAGAGCTTGGTAAAAGCTTCCGTGGTGAAACGGAAATTACCCGTGGGCTGACTGATGGCGACGAGGTGATTACCGAAGGTTACCGTGAGGCGGCACAGGACATGACCCTGCAGGTATTGAAGCCTACGGCGGAAGTTGATCAAAAATAACAAGCACAGCCATGGAAGAGAACAATAAAAATAAGCTTGACAAGGAATTTGGGCTCACCAGCCTGGCCTTGAACAATAGCTCCACTGTTTTTGTGATGACATTGCTGATTGCCGTTGCTGGTATTTTTCAGTACATCAACCTGCCAAAAGAGAACTTCCCGGAAGTGGAGATGCCCACCATTTATGTGGGGACAGTCTACGCCGGTAGTTCGCCCGCTGATATTGAAAACCTGATTACCCGACCGCTGGAGAAGGAAATCAATACGGTAGAAAATATTGACAATATTAAGTCTACCTCCGTGCAGGGGTATTCAACCATTGTGATTGAGTTCGTTACTGGAACTGATGTAAAGGATGCCTTGGTGAAAGTAAAAGATGCGGTGGATAAAGCCCGTTCAGAACTGCCAACAGACCTGAAGCTGGAGCCTGATGTTTTTGAACTTAATTTCTCGGAATTCCCGATTCTTAACATCAACCTTTCGGGGAATTATTCCCTCACACAGCTGAATGATTACGCCGAATACCTTGAAGATGAAATTGAAAAATTCAGGGAGATTTCCAAAGTTGAGATCCGTGGTGTGGGCGAGCGTGAGGTGAAAATCAATTGCAACCCGTACCTGATGGCTGCCAGGGAAGTTTCTTTTTCGGACATCGAAATGGCCGTGGCCAATGAGAACGTCAATATTTCTGGGGGGGATGCCCTCTCTGATGGCGTGCGGAGAAATATCCGTATTCTTGGGGAGTTCAAAGACCCACAGGGGTTGCTGGACATTGTCGTGAAAGCCGAAAAGGGAAATATCGTTTACTTGCGCGACGTGGCGACGGTAAATTTCGACTACAAAGACCCAGAATCATTTGCCCGCCTCGGGAGTGAGTCCGTAGTGATGGTCGATGTAGTGAAACGAAGTGGGGAGAACCTGCTTGCCGCTACCGATAAAATTAATGCCCTTCTTGCGAAAGCAAAAAAGACGCACTTTCCGAAGGACCTGAAGATTGTCATGACGGGCGATCAGTCCAAAGAAACCAAAACACAGGTAAGCAATTTGGAGAATAACATCATCTCTGGGGTGATCCTTGTAGTGTTGGTGTTGTTGTTCTTTTTAGGAACAAGAAACGCCCTGTTTGTAGGAATGGCAATTCCGCTTTCCATGTTCCTTTCTTTCCTGATTTTGGGAATTATGGGCGTAACCATCAATATGATCGTGCTCTTTTCGCTGATCATGGCACTCGGAATGCTGGTGGATAATGGTATTGTGGTGGTGGAAAATGTCTATCGTATGATGGAAGAAGGCCTTTCACCGATCAACGCTGCCAAAAAAGGTGTTGGTGAAGTCGCTTTTCCAATCATCTCCTCCACAGCCACCACGCTTGCAGCCTTTTTGCCCTTGGCCTTCTGGCCGGGAATGATGGGCGAGTTTATGAAATATCTGCCCATTACGCTCATGATCACCCTTGGTTCTTCGCTGTTTGTTGCCTTGGTGATTAACCCTGTGTTTATCGCTCAGTTTATGCGTGTACAGGGAGATGGCCCCGTAGTGAACAAAAAACGGGTAAATTACTGGGGATTCGGACTGATCATCGTTGGCCTTTTGGTCTTCGGTCTTAAAATGCTCGCTACGGCGGGAATTCAGAACCCTGCAGTTTTGGAATCCAAAGTGGTACATTATAATGTGGTAGGAAACCTGCTTGGTATAACGGGGGCTATTATACTGCTGAACGTTTACGTACTGACGCCTCTGGGGGAAAAATTCCAGGCGACCTTCTTGCCCTGGCTTGAGAATATGTACGAAAACACCCTTGCTACCGCCGTAAAAGGCCGTTTGCCTTATGCTTACTTCTTCGGAACCGTGGGCTTGTTGGTCCTCTCTATTGTATTAATGAAATATTTTACGCCCAATGTTGAGTTTTTCCCTACGGGAGACCCGAAATACGTGAATGTTTTCATTGAATATCCTGTAGGAACGGATATCGAAGAAACCAACCAAACGGGACTAAAAATTGAGCAGCAGCTCGCCGAAATTGTTGCGCCTTATGGAGATGTGGTGGAGTCCATTATCTCGAATGTTGGCGCTGGAACAAGTGATCCCGGCGAGATGTCAGTGGGTGGAGGAAAAACACCGCACAAAGCCAGAATCACCATTAACTTCGTGGAATTTGCTTTGCGTGGCGAGGTGAGTACCCGCGAGATCATGAATAAAGTGCGGGAGGGCGTTGGTGGCCTTGCTGGGGTGTCCATTACCGTGGATCAGGATAAAGGCGGACCACCGACAGGTAAACCGATTTCTGTAGAAATTATCGGTCCGAAGTTCGAAAAACTGATCAGTATTACTGATGAACTGAAAAGCGAAATCAGTGGTGCCGGGATTTTGGGAATTGAAAAGCTGAAATCTGACTTGGAAGTTGGCAAGCCAGAAATGCTCGTGAATATCGATCGTGAAAAGGCTCGTCGATTTGGTCTCTCTACCGCACAGATTGCCATGGAAATTCGTACGGCACTTTTTGGTAAGGAAATTTCGAAATACAAAGAGGGTGAAGATGATTTTGAAATTCAGATGAGACTCGATAAAGACTATCGTTATGATATCGAGGCGTTGATGAATCAGAATATTACCTTTAGAAACCAGTCTGACGGACGAATCCATCAGGTGCCGATTTCTTCGGTGGCCACCATCGAACTGAGTTCCACATATGGTGGAATTAAGCGAAAAGACATGGACCGTGTGGTAACGCTTTCGTCCAATGTGCTCGACGGCTACAATGCCAATAAGGTGAATGATGAAATTCGCCAGGTGGTGGATGAATTTCCGGTGCCTGACGGCTACACCATTAAGTTTGGAGGGGAGCAGGAAAAGCAGGCGGAAGAAATGGGCTTCCTTTCCGGAGCTTTGCTGATTGCGGTATTCATGATCTTTTTGATTATTGTGGCACAATTCAATCAGGTAACCACACCATTTATCATTATTACCTCTGTGGTATTCTCTACCATTGGTGTATTCCTCGGCTTGGTGATTTTCCAGATGGATTTTATCATTATCATGACCATGATCGGAATTATTTCCCTGGCTGGAATTGTGGTGAACAATGCGATCGTTTTAATTGATTTTATTGGCTTGAAGAAAGAAGAAAAGTTACAAGCTAAACAAAATAGTGATTTGAAACAGGAGCAGGTTCGACTGACCACTTTGGAAATGCGACAGGCGGTTGTGGAAGCTGGGAAAACCCGTTTGCGCCCAGTGTTACTGACGGCAATTACCACCGTTTTAGGGCTTGTGCCGCTTGCTGTGGGAATCAATATTGACTTCCTTGGCTGGTTTGCACATTTCGATGCTGGTTTCTATATCGGTGGTGATAATGTAATCTTCTGGGGGCCTATGTCTTGGACGATTATTTTTGGTTTGACTTTCGCAACCTTTCTTACATTGGTCATTGTCCCGGTGATGTATATTATTGTCGAGGATATAAAACTAAAGATCAAATCAAGAGTATACTAATATGTAAAGGTTGATTGATTAAATTGTAAGGGGAGAAATCGTAAAGATTTTCTCCCTTTTTTTCTGCCCAGAATGTTGTGATGGCCATTTTTGAGAATGATTAACCTCAAACAATATTGGTTTTCATACTTCTGCTGATGAAACTGATTTTGACGTAGTTTCCATTTAGTTTGAAGGTTTTTCTGCCAGTAGGTCAAAATTATTCTCTGAAAAATGGTGTATTTTTGACAATTCCTTACGTACTCATTAATAAATCACATACATCAACCAACACTTTCAATTTTCATGATTTCATTTGAAAAAATTGTCCCTGTTTTCATCTTCCTGCTGATCATGCTTCTGCTTGATGTTTACATCTTTCAGGCCGTAAAGTTACTCGTAGGAAACCTCAGCAGCAGGACGATAAAATATGTTTATAACATCTATTGGGGCGTGGCCATTTTCTGCCTGTTACTGACCCTCGCTTTGGGCTTGAGTGGCCCGGCTTCCCCATTGTTGGCGCATCGGCAACTGATCCTCACGGTACTGACCATCACCTATTTCTCGAAAATGATCGGATCGATGTTTTTAGTGCTTGACGACATTGTTCGCGGTGTTCGGTGGATGGCCGATTTTCTAAGTTCAAAATCAGTATCAGAAACCGTTACCACGGAATCCCTTGCAGAAGAACGTTCTGCAAAAGGGGTAAGTAGGGGAGAGTTCCTCTCGAAAGCCAGTTTGGTGGGTGTTGCAGTGCCGATGGCCACCATGAGCTTCGGGATTATCTCTGGAGCACATGATTATCGTATCCGTCGCCGAACGGTTTATCTGCCAAATTTACCTCAAGCTTTTGATGGAATTCAGGTGGCGCAGCTTTCTGATATTCACACAGGCTCCTTCTTCAATAAAACAGCCGTGAAAGGCGGCGTGGAGATGCTGATGAAAGAGAAGCCGGACGTGGTGTTTTTTACGGGCGATCTGGTGAATAATGTTGCAGAAGAGGCCCGTGATTATGTGCCGATATTCAAGGAGGTAAAAGCGGACCTCGGGGTATTTTCTGTCATGGGGAATCATGATTATGGCGATTACCAGCGTTGGACTTCTGCGAATGCGAAAAACCGGAACTTCCAGGATTTTAAAGAAGTCCACAAAACAATGGGCTGGGATTTAATGCTCGATGAAAACCGTTTGATTACCGTTGATGGCGCCGATTTGGGCGTGATTGGGGTGCAGAATTGGGGGACAGGCCGTTTTGCAAAATATGGCCAACTTGACAAAGCCTATCAAGGGATGGAGCATGTGGCTACGAAAATTTTGCTTTCCCACGATCCAAGTCACTGGGATGCGCAGGTGCGCCCTGAGTATGGAGATATAGATTTAACCCTCAGCGGGCATACACATGGCTTTCAGTGCGGCATAGAGATTGGCGATTTCCGATGGTCTCCGGCGCAATGGCGCTATAAGCAATGGGCTGATTTGTATCAGGAGGGGCGCCAGTATTTGTATGTCAATCGGGGCTTTGGCTATATTGGCTATCCGGGCCGTATTGGTATTTTGCCGGAAATTACCATTTTGGAATTAAAAAAGGCCATTTCATAATTTGAAATAGCCTTGACAATTATTGTTTTTTCCAGTCGTCGGAGGTACTTACCTCGATGGTGCCATTTTTATACACCAGCAGGAAGTCTTCGAGGACTTCCTCTTTGCACCCTCTAAATCTTGCGCCTGCGGTGCTTTTAAAGAAAATCGGGTAAGATTGTCCGTATTTCCTGTTGAACCGTACAGCGCTCCCTTTTGCATCTTTGATCATGCCCCACTGAATGGGAATAGGCGTATTTTTACAGGGACCAAAAGCGTAATCGTATTTATAAAAGCCCGTTCCGTCTGCGTGGAGTTCAAGGTATCCGCCTTGTGCGCCTTTGTATGTGCCGACGAATTTTTTCCCGATCGAGGCATTGACCTCAATGCTTTTGCCATTATAGCTGAAGACCGTGGAACTGTTGTTGTCAAAAAAGAACAATGACATCAGTATGGTAAAAAATAACTTCATAGGTTGATGTGGGTTGGGGTTAATCTAATTCAAAAGGAACAAATTCACTGACGTTCCCATCGTATTTGTGCACTTCCCTGATAATACTCGAACTGATGGCCGCATATTCAGGTGAAGTGAACAGAAAGACCGTTTCGAGGTCTTTGTTCAGGTGCCTGTTGACTTGCGAAATACTGTTCTCATACTCAAAATCCGTGGTATTTCTCAGGCCTCTGAGGATATAATGGGCATTGATCTTCTTGGCGTAATTGGAGGTCAGCTCCTGATAAGTGGAAATCTTTACATTGGGATTGGCTTCAAACAGCTTCTCCATTTTTTCGATCATCCCCTCTACTGGGAAATACCGATTTTTATTGGTGTTATGGCCAATAGCAATGTGTACTTCATCAAAGAGCTTTAGCCCTCGATTGACGATGTCTTCATGCCCTTTGGTGAAAGGGTCAAAGGAGCCGGGGAAAATAGCGATTTTTTTCATAGGGGCTAATTAAAGAAAAACCTTTGTAAAGTTATTTACAAAGGCTCAATGAAAACACATCAAAATATGCATTTTCCTTTATTTCATCAAAATGATAGGGGTAGAAAAGCGTTTTTGGGCGCTGTCCCATCTCCATATTGGTAAAGACTTCTTTCAGCTTCTTAAAGTGCGGACTGTCATCAGCAATAAAGCCGTAAACCTTAATCGGGCAATGCCTACTCAGTTCCTGTTCACTCAGGATCATCATCAGGTACTGCACGTAATCATCAAATTTCTTGATCGCAAACTGATTGTAGAACCGCAGCTGTTGGCCCTCACTAACAATAATGTGCATATAAAAGCGATCGATCAATATATTCACTTGCTCGCCCTCGGTTTTGGTTTCCGAAAAACAACCGTTGATCAGGCTGTTGGCCTGATGCACAAACTGTATGGTTTTCTGCTCATACTTTTGCTGAAGCATTTCCACCAGATTATTGTGCGTGTTGAATACATTAATGACACTCTCATCCTGCAGGCAGGGCGAGCTGAGCGTTGTACTGTTGCTGTGAACCACCGGGCTCACCAATGATAAATAATTTGAAGCTTGTTCGGCTTTGAAGAATTTTGCAGGAACCAGTGCGAAGGTGTTTGATTTTATACAAACCGTCACTGTTTTCCAGAATCCTGCAGGCAAAAGGGGATGTTGCTCGATAATTTCATCGATCAGCATTGCGTGTTCCTGCCCGTTGTCCGCTTCCTGTAAAATAAAGTCATCTAACAAAAGACAGCGAGAATCCCTGCTGTCGATGATTAATGCCTGCATGTCTTTCCTGCCGATCTCCAGAAAGAGAT is a window from the Persicobacter psychrovividus genome containing:
- a CDS encoding DUF3822 family protein codes for the protein MNIISKLNYQEVHHILDSEKLSIDDLHFYDLFLEIGRKDMQALIIDSRDSRCLLLDDFILQEADNGQEHAMLIDEIIEQHPLLPAGFWKTVTVCIKSNTFALVPAKFFKAEQASNYLSLVSPVVHSNSTTLSSPCLQDESVINVFNTHNNLVEMLQQKYEQKTIQFVHQANSLINGCFSETKTEGEQVNILIDRFYMHIIVSEGQQLRFYNQFAIKKFDDYVQYLMMILSEQELSRHCPIKVYGFIADDSPHFKKLKEVFTNMEMGQRPKTLFYPYHFDEIKENAYFDVFSLSLCK
- a CDS encoding metallophosphoesterase, whose amino-acid sequence is MISFEKIVPVFIFLLIMLLLDVYIFQAVKLLVGNLSSRTIKYVYNIYWGVAIFCLLLTLALGLSGPASPLLAHRQLILTVLTITYFSKMIGSMFLVLDDIVRGVRWMADFLSSKSVSETVTTESLAEERSAKGVSRGEFLSKASLVGVAVPMATMSFGIISGAHDYRIRRRTVYLPNLPQAFDGIQVAQLSDIHTGSFFNKTAVKGGVEMLMKEKPDVVFFTGDLVNNVAEEARDYVPIFKEVKADLGVFSVMGNHDYGDYQRWTSANAKNRNFQDFKEVHKTMGWDLMLDENRLITVDGADLGVIGVQNWGTGRFAKYGQLDKAYQGMEHVATKILLSHDPSHWDAQVRPEYGDIDLTLSGHTHGFQCGIEIGDFRWSPAQWRYKQWADLYQEGRQYLYVNRGFGYIGYPGRIGILPEITILELKKAIS
- a CDS encoding efflux RND transporter periplasmic adaptor subunit, which produces MKYYIFLMIGGLVAISACNDHSLENKKEELSELRAELAETKAKIKVVEQQILDLDPDAFNASGSVLNVATIPVRSQSFEHMIDVRGEVQSRKNVMLSAEMMGRVEKINVVEGSVVKKGQSLLHLDADQVVNGIAEVKTSLEFAEKMYKKRAALWEKKVGSEVQYLEAKNQYESLQRKLATLNSQLDQARVKAPFNGQVDEVIAKDGEVVSPGMPLLRLAGSTDMYIRAEVSERYIGKFKRGDQVTVRFPSLNKTVNSTIASLGQVINKSNRTFTIEIRLDGETEGMVKPNLLAVVEVRDYQADGAIVVPTKLIQKDSEGYYVYTVKTDGKAQKAHRSRVELGKSFRGETEITRGLTDGDEVITEGYREAAQDMTLQVLKPTAEVDQK
- a CDS encoding efflux RND transporter permease subunit, translating into MEENNKNKLDKEFGLTSLALNNSSTVFVMTLLIAVAGIFQYINLPKENFPEVEMPTIYVGTVYAGSSPADIENLITRPLEKEINTVENIDNIKSTSVQGYSTIVIEFVTGTDVKDALVKVKDAVDKARSELPTDLKLEPDVFELNFSEFPILNINLSGNYSLTQLNDYAEYLEDEIEKFREISKVEIRGVGEREVKINCNPYLMAAREVSFSDIEMAVANENVNISGGDALSDGVRRNIRILGEFKDPQGLLDIVVKAEKGNIVYLRDVATVNFDYKDPESFARLGSESVVMVDVVKRSGENLLAATDKINALLAKAKKTHFPKDLKIVMTGDQSKETKTQVSNLENNIISGVILVVLVLLFFLGTRNALFVGMAIPLSMFLSFLILGIMGVTINMIVLFSLIMALGMLVDNGIVVVENVYRMMEEGLSPINAAKKGVGEVAFPIISSTATTLAAFLPLAFWPGMMGEFMKYLPITLMITLGSSLFVALVINPVFIAQFMRVQGDGPVVNKKRVNYWGFGLIIVGLLVFGLKMLATAGIQNPAVLESKVVHYNVVGNLLGITGAIILLNVYVLTPLGEKFQATFLPWLENMYENTLATAVKGRLPYAYFFGTVGLLVLSIVLMKYFTPNVEFFPTGDPKYVNVFIEYPVGTDIEETNQTGLKIEQQLAEIVAPYGDVVESIISNVGAGTSDPGEMSVGGGKTPHKARITINFVEFALRGEVSTREIMNKVREGVGGLAGVSITVDQDKGGPPTGKPISVEIIGPKFEKLISITDELKSEISGAGILGIEKLKSDLEVGKPEMLVNIDREKARRFGLSTAQIAMEIRTALFGKEISKYKEGEDDFEIQMRLDKDYRYDIEALMNQNITFRNQSDGRIHQVPISSVATIELSSTYGGIKRKDMDRVVTLSSNVLDGYNANKVNDEIRQVVDEFPVPDGYTIKFGGEQEKQAEEMGFLSGALLIAVFMIFLIIVAQFNQVTTPFIIITSVVFSTIGVFLGLVIFQMDFIIIMTMIGIISLAGIVVNNAIVLIDFIGLKKEEKLQAKQNSDLKQEQVRLTTLEMRQAVVEAGKTRLRPVLLTAITTVLGLVPLAVGINIDFLGWFAHFDAGFYIGGDNVIFWGPMSWTIIFGLTFATFLTLVIVPVMYIIVEDIKLKIKSRVY
- the coaD gene encoding pantetheine-phosphate adenylyltransferase, with protein sequence MKKIAIFPGSFDPFTKGHEDIVNRGLKLFDEVHIAIGHNTNKNRYFPVEGMIEKMEKLFEANPNVKISTYQELTSNYAKKINAHYILRGLRNTTDFEYENSISQVNRHLNKDLETVFLFTSPEYAAISSSIIREVHKYDGNVSEFVPFELD
- a CDS encoding TolC family protein; protein product: MRLLMMIALCLMPFLGRGQGSTSLNLQQCIDIALQNNQAINKSEASVRESQYKVKETIAIGLPQVNGQVTANNNFALRTSFITGDFLGGSDPNAPPSASPSDQITPISFGTSYDANATLSVSQLIFDGSFFVGLEAAKTYVDLAQKDLIRAEIDVVESVKKAYYLVLINKERLRLVEQNLGRLDTLLNETQLMFDEGFAEKIDVDRIRVSYNNIKSSLKSSQRMIELSQRLLSFHMGVNVNAPVVVEEHISDIAFDPSILDADLAFKSSDRVEMQLLGVQEDLAKYELKNIHVQYLPNLYAVGNMGYLTGANTIGGLTKFGTQWFGFGTIGVQLSIPIFDGLMKRQKAQQVRMRLEQLEYDQQQTAMAIDNEVFQSKANLLSAIDQLTFEKENMTLAKDVFETTRLKYQEGIGSNIELVDANNSYITAQVNYFNAYYDALLNKVNLEKSVGQLYRRGL
- a CDS encoding TetR/AcrR family transcriptional regulator; translation: MHDRIIALSFELFSRLGIRSVTMDEIARKLGVSKKTIYQCFPNKEALLLATLEQEFEKQEQQMRSIIDLAADPVDAFLKLSGFAKEMHARSNPLVLHEIERYYPKGWTAYLDFKHKVVQHNMSALLQQGVDRAFFRQDLNVKVMAVLRMEQLEYCFRPNLFPRATFQYEEVYQQIADHFLLGIVTEKGLHTLQNINQSNKTAN